From Rhodovastum atsumiense, a single genomic window includes:
- a CDS encoding MFS transporter, translating to MSARLSTALFLTAMFAAAGVSMAFLPLWLVACGLTPAAVAQVLGLAAILRLAATPAWGWLADRVGSLRLVLVLAAAGSTAATLGWLPARGFEAVLAVTLLQGFAAAALLPLMDTLCMALAREGRVEYGRIRSAGSAAFMAATALAGPVVAAAGPVAAPMLMAVCYALATAIGPFLPGTRAVPKVPGPAGGVRLLRHRPFLLTIAASALIQGSHAAYYALSTLHWRAQGLSDTAIGLLWAEGVVVETALFFWSRRLTGRIGPAGLTALAGGAALLRWTVTGLTTELAALVAVQALHAATYGLQHLSAMRMLGETVPPDRAATAQTLHAALGNVAPIGLLMWVCGILYDESGRVFLAMAVLGGAGLLLAPLLRSGQGDEVLQQPSRMRR from the coding sequence ATGTCCGCGCGGCTGAGCACGGCCCTGTTCCTGACGGCGATGTTCGCCGCGGCCGGCGTGTCCATGGCCTTCCTGCCGTTGTGGCTGGTGGCCTGCGGGTTGACCCCGGCGGCGGTGGCGCAGGTGCTCGGTCTTGCCGCGATCCTGCGGCTGGCGGCGACACCGGCCTGGGGATGGCTCGCCGACCGCGTCGGCAGCCTGCGGCTGGTGCTGGTCCTGGCCGCCGCGGGCAGCACCGCCGCCACGCTCGGCTGGCTGCCGGCGCGGGGATTCGAGGCTGTGCTGGCGGTGACGCTGCTGCAGGGCTTCGCGGCGGCGGCGCTGCTGCCGCTGATGGACACGCTGTGCATGGCCCTGGCGCGGGAAGGGCGGGTCGAGTACGGGCGGATCCGCTCGGCCGGCTCGGCGGCGTTCATGGCGGCGACCGCCCTGGCCGGCCCGGTGGTGGCGGCGGCCGGTCCGGTGGCGGCGCCGATGCTGATGGCAGTCTGCTACGCCCTGGCCACGGCGATCGGGCCATTCCTGCCGGGCACGCGTGCCGTGCCAAAGGTGCCCGGCCCGGCGGGCGGCGTCCGCCTGCTGCGCCATCGCCCCTTCCTGCTGACCATCGCCGCGAGCGCGCTGATCCAGGGCTCGCACGCCGCCTATTACGCGCTCTCGACCCTGCACTGGCGCGCCCAGGGCCTGTCCGACACGGCGATCGGCCTGCTCTGGGCCGAGGGCGTGGTGGTGGAAACCGCCCTGTTCTTCTGGAGCCGCCGCCTGACCGGCCGGATCGGTCCGGCCGGCCTGACCGCGCTGGCCGGTGGGGCGGCGCTGCTGCGCTGGACCGTCACCGGCCTGACCACCGAGCTGGCGGCGCTGGTGGCGGTGCAGGCGCTGCACGCGGCGACCTATGGGCTGCAACATCTCTCGGCGATGCGCATGCTGGGGGAGACGGTGCCGCCGGACCGCGCCGCCACGGCGCAGACGCTGCATGCGGCCCTGGGTAACGTGGCGCCGATCGGGCTGCTGATGTGGGTCTGCGGGATCCTGTACGACGAGTCGGGCCGCGTGTTCCTGGCCATGGCGGTGCTGGGCGGTGCGGGCCTGCTGCTCGCCCCCCTGCTGCGGTCAGGACAGGGCGATGAGGTGCTCCAGCAGCCGTCGCGCATGCGCCGGTAG
- a CDS encoding DUF1772 domain-containing protein yields the protein MSRQHAITIALTALALGPALAHALELPNKIGLSREAYLLVQQIYHGWALLGIVVILQILLCGVLAWRLRGRIGGSLVLIAFLCAAGTQVVFWGWTYPANAATAQWTMLPEGWEALRAQWEYSHAAGAGLNLAALGFLLAAAVIRH from the coding sequence ATGAGTCGCCAGCACGCCATCACCATCGCCCTCACCGCGCTCGCGCTCGGCCCGGCGCTCGCGCACGCGCTGGAACTGCCCAACAAGATCGGGCTGTCGCGTGAGGCCTATCTGCTGGTGCAGCAGATCTATCACGGCTGGGCGCTGCTGGGCATCGTGGTGATCCTGCAGATCCTGCTCTGCGGCGTGCTTGCCTGGCGACTGCGCGGCAGGATCGGCGGGTCGCTGGTGCTGATCGCCTTCCTCTGCGCCGCCGGCACGCAGGTGGTGTTCTGGGGCTGGACCTACCCCGCCAACGCCGCGACGGCGCAATGGACCATGTTGCCCGAAGGCTGGGAAGCGTTGCGAGCCCAATGGGAATATTCCCACGCCGCCGGCGCCGGGCTCAATCTCGCGGCGCTGGGTTTCCTGCTGGCCGCCGCCGTCATCCGCCACTGA
- a CDS encoding SirB1 family protein: MSPPRQALDAIGHLPDPEIDIADAALQFARVDAPEADWQEARAHLSELARDAVAVAHGIAEDDLVSRANALAALITGRHRYQGDANDYDNLDNANLIRVIARRRGLPVALGILWLHAARAAGWGVHGVDFPGHFLVALEGSREQVVLDVFAGGAAMDGRELRALLKRVEGPQAELRPGVLAPMSQRAVLLRLQNNIKIRRLHLGDVAGALACTEDMLRIAPDTASLWREAGLMNEQLDRVAAALRCFETFLGLVPEGEAAVRTRAAVEALRSRLN, translated from the coding sequence ATGAGCCCGCCCCGGCAGGCCCTCGACGCCATCGGACACTTGCCAGACCCCGAGATCGACATCGCCGACGCGGCGCTGCAGTTCGCCCGTGTCGACGCCCCGGAGGCCGACTGGCAGGAAGCACGCGCACATCTGTCGGAACTGGCCCGCGATGCGGTGGCGGTGGCCCACGGGATCGCGGAGGACGACCTGGTGTCGCGCGCCAACGCCCTGGCCGCGTTGATCACCGGCCGGCATCGTTACCAGGGCGATGCCAACGACTACGACAATCTCGACAATGCCAACCTGATCCGGGTGATCGCCCGGCGCCGCGGCCTGCCGGTGGCGCTGGGCATCCTGTGGCTGCATGCGGCGCGGGCGGCGGGATGGGGCGTGCACGGCGTCGATTTCCCCGGGCATTTCCTGGTGGCGCTGGAAGGGAGCCGCGAGCAGGTGGTGCTGGACGTCTTCGCCGGCGGCGCGGCCATGGACGGGCGCGAATTGCGGGCGCTGCTCAAGCGGGTCGAGGGCCCGCAGGCCGAGCTGCGGCCCGGCGTGCTGGCGCCGATGTCGCAGCGCGCGGTGCTGCTGCGGCTGCAGAACAACATCAAGATCCGCCGCCTGCATCTCGGCGATGTCGCCGGCGCCCTGGCCTGCACCGAGGACATGCTGCGCATCGCCCCGGACACGGCGTCGCTGTGGCGGGAGGCCGGGCTGATGAACGAGCAGCTCGACCGGGTGGCGGCGGCGCTGCGCTGCTTCGAGACCTTCCTGGGCCTTGTGCCGGAGGGGGAGGCGGCGGTTCGCACCCGGGCCGCGGTGGAGGCGTTGCGCTCGCGGTTGAACTGA
- a CDS encoding fumarylacetoacetate hydrolase family protein — protein MRLATYEDGLNRSFGILTAGGIIDLANRLDVPDMETMLAEGLLEKALGFASAQPEVRHFRLLKPLERPGKCFCIGRNYPGRMSGPDTMPLYLFQRVPDSFSGPEEPLLRPPESTQFDYEAEIVVVIGTAGRRIPRERALDHVAGYMLANDGSLRDWTRREMGDVTAGKNFCRSGSLGPWITTRTAVGDGPFHLITRVNGEVRQDDSTDRMLCPVDKIISYISTFTALAPGDIILTGTPAGAGAGFDPPRWLKAGDVVEIEATGLGVLRNIVSDEPPPPA, from the coding sequence ATGCGGCTGGCGACCTACGAGGACGGGCTCAATCGCTCCTTCGGCATCCTGACCGCCGGCGGGATCATCGATCTGGCAAATCGCCTGGACGTCCCGGACATGGAGACGATGTTGGCCGAAGGGCTGCTGGAAAAGGCGCTGGGCTTCGCCTCGGCGCAGCCCGAGGTGCGTCACTTCCGCCTGCTCAAGCCGTTGGAGCGGCCGGGAAAATGCTTCTGCATCGGCCGGAACTATCCCGGCCGCATGAGCGGCCCCGACACCATGCCGCTCTATTTGTTCCAGCGCGTGCCGGACAGCTTTTCCGGCCCCGAGGAACCGCTGCTGCGCCCGCCCGAATCCACCCAGTTCGACTACGAGGCCGAGATCGTGGTGGTGATCGGCACCGCCGGCCGGCGCATTCCGCGCGAACGTGCGCTGGACCATGTCGCCGGCTACATGCTCGCCAATGACGGCTCCCTGCGCGACTGGACGCGCCGCGAGATGGGCGACGTGACGGCGGGGAAGAATTTCTGCCGCTCCGGTTCGCTCGGCCCCTGGATCACCACCCGGACCGCCGTGGGCGACGGGCCGTTCCACCTCATCACCCGCGTCAACGGCGAGGTGCGCCAGGATGACAGCACCGATCGCATGCTCTGCCCGGTGGACAAGATCATCTCCTATATCTCCACCTTCACCGCGCTCGCCCCTGGCGACATCATCCTGACCGGCACGCCCGCGGGCGCGGGGGCCGGCTTCGATCCGCCGCGTTGGCTGAAAGCGGGCGACGTGGTGGAAATCGAGGCGACCGGGCTCGGCGTGCTGCGCAACATCGTTTCCGATGAGCCGCCACCGCCGGCCTGA
- a CDS encoding SufE family protein, protein MTTDPFVVPEDASAADAIAAIGEDLALFDDWEDRYRYIIELGRKLPPFPEAWTDDAHRVPGCQSRVWMEAALRDGRMYFAGLSDAAIVSGLVALLLRVYSGRTPAEIAATDPVFLKDLGLLEALSTNRGNGIAAMARKVREVAALHHAPA, encoded by the coding sequence ATGACCACCGATCCCTTCGTCGTCCCCGAGGACGCTTCCGCTGCCGACGCCATCGCCGCGATCGGCGAGGACCTGGCGCTGTTCGACGATTGGGAGGACCGCTACCGCTACATCATCGAGCTCGGCCGCAAGCTGCCACCGTTCCCGGAAGCCTGGACCGACGATGCGCACCGCGTGCCGGGCTGCCAGAGCCGGGTATGGATGGAAGCGGCGCTGCGTGACGGGCGGATGTACTTTGCCGGCCTGTCCGACGCGGCAATCGTTTCCGGCCTGGTTGCCCTGTTGCTGCGCGTCTATTCCGGTCGCACCCCCGCCGAGATCGCGGCGACCGATCCGGTGTTCCTCAAGGATCTGGGCCTGCTGGAGGCGCTGTCCACCAATCGCGGCAACGGCATCGCCGCGATGGCGCGCAAGGTGCGGGAAGTGGCGGCCCTGCATCACGCGCCGGCCTGA
- a CDS encoding LysR family transcriptional regulator, which yields MHFDLTDLRLFLYVADAGSITAGSVRAGLALASASARVRGMEAQVGVALLERGRRGVRPTPAGRALLHHARLVIGQIERMRGDLGDYAHGVKGHVRLLANTAAMAEFLPEALASFLAAHPHVDIDLDERPSPAVARAVAEGLAELGVAADHADVTGLECFPFRGDRLVLAVPPGHALSQRDRIPFAEALAHDFIGLAEDNALQLHLAGHATRSGGRMRLRARVRGLDVACRMVAGGAGIAVVPEAAARRGGRDGALHLVRLTDAWAERRLLLLARRRDALPAHARRLLEHLIALS from the coding sequence ATGCATTTCGACCTGACCGACCTGCGCCTGTTCCTGTACGTGGCCGATGCCGGCAGCATCACCGCCGGCAGCGTCCGTGCCGGTCTCGCCCTCGCCTCGGCCAGCGCGCGGGTGCGCGGCATGGAGGCGCAGGTCGGCGTTGCCCTGCTGGAACGGGGCCGCCGTGGCGTCCGCCCGACCCCGGCCGGGCGGGCGCTGCTGCACCACGCCCGGCTGGTCATCGGGCAGATCGAGCGCATGCGCGGGGACCTCGGCGACTATGCCCATGGCGTGAAGGGCCATGTGCGCCTGCTGGCGAACACGGCGGCGATGGCGGAATTCCTGCCCGAGGCCCTGGCCAGCTTCCTGGCCGCGCATCCGCATGTGGACATCGACCTCGACGAACGGCCCAGCCCCGCGGTGGCCCGCGCCGTGGCCGAGGGACTGGCCGAGCTGGGGGTGGCCGCCGACCATGCCGATGTCACCGGGCTGGAGTGCTTCCCCTTCCGTGGCGACCGGCTGGTGCTGGCGGTTCCCCCCGGGCATGCGCTGTCGCAGCGCGACCGGATCCCCTTCGCCGAGGCGCTGGCGCACGACTTCATCGGCCTCGCCGAGGACAACGCCTTGCAGCTTCACCTGGCCGGGCACGCCACCCGGTCGGGGGGACGGATGCGGCTGCGGGCGCGGGTGCGCGGGCTGGACGTGGCCTGCCGCATGGTGGCGGGCGGGGCCGGCATCGCCGTGGTGCCTGAAGCGGCGGCCCGGCGCGGCGGGCGCGACGGCGCCCTGCACCTGGTGCGGCTGACGGATGCGTGGGCGGAGCGGCGGCTGTTGCTGCTGGCGCGACGACGCGACGCCCTACCGGCGCATGCGCGACGGCTGCTGGAGCACCTCATCGCCCTGTCCTGA
- a CDS encoding sulfite exporter TauE/SafE family protein, which translates to MSDLLLQATFVAATFLLAGVVKGMIGLGLPTISMGLLGLVMAPSQAAALLLVPSLVTNVWQLLAGSGCGALLRRLWGMMLGICLGTAAGSGIIAGGDTRLATAGLGGALILYALVGLARARLRVPAWAERRAGPVVGAVTGLITGATGVFVIPAVPFLGALGLERDELVQALGLSFTVSTLALAAGLAWHGAVPAASLGLSLLALAPALLGMAAGGWLRARVSLGAFRRCFFLGLLGLGGEIAWRALA; encoded by the coding sequence ATGTCGGATCTTCTGCTACAGGCGACCTTCGTCGCTGCCACCTTTCTGCTGGCTGGTGTGGTCAAGGGCATGATCGGCCTGGGTTTGCCCACGATTTCGATGGGGCTGCTCGGGCTGGTCATGGCCCCGTCCCAGGCCGCCGCCCTGCTGCTGGTGCCTTCGTTGGTGACGAATGTCTGGCAATTGCTGGCCGGCTCGGGCTGCGGTGCGTTGCTGCGCCGGTTGTGGGGCATGATGCTCGGCATCTGCCTGGGCACCGCGGCCGGATCGGGCATCATCGCCGGTGGCGACACAAGGCTCGCCACCGCGGGGCTGGGCGGGGCGCTGATTCTTTACGCCCTGGTCGGACTGGCGCGGGCGCGGCTGCGGGTGCCCGCCTGGGCGGAACGCCGGGCCGGGCCGGTGGTGGGGGCGGTGACCGGCCTGATCACCGGCGCCACCGGCGTGTTCGTCATCCCCGCCGTGCCTTTCCTCGGCGCGCTGGGGCTGGAGCGGGACGAACTGGTGCAGGCGCTCGGGCTGTCCTTCACCGTGTCCACGCTGGCGCTGGCGGCGGGGCTGGCCTGGCACGGCGCGGTGCCGGCGGCATCGCTGGGCCTCTCGCTGCTGGCGCTCGCGCCGGCGCTGCTCGGCATGGCGGCCGGGGGATGGTTGCGCGCGCGGGTGAGCCTCGGGGCTTTCCGGCGGTGTTTCTTCCTCGGGCTGCTCGGCCTGGGGGGCGAGATCGCGTGGCGGGCGCTGGCCTGA
- the gshB gene encoding glutathione synthase translates to MARTLTVAVQMDPIETINIDGDSTFALMLAAQQRGHTLWHYEVKDLTLREGMLKHGIAREERLFARARPVTVQRVRNDHYRFGQPSLVDLGKMDVVLMRQDPPFDMAYITATHLLEHIHRDDGSGTLVVNNPVSVRNSPEKLLVTHFADLMPPTMITWDPEAIRGFRATHKDIVVKPLFGNGGSGVFLIRHDDPNLNALVEMHFARSREPLMIQRYEPAVRQGDKRIILVDGEPVGAINRVPAAGEARSNMHVGGRPEPCELTARDREICARIGSTLKQLGLVFVGIDVIGEWLTEINVTSPTGIQEIQRFDGIDIAGRIWDAIEARLAPVA, encoded by the coding sequence ATGGCGCGGACGCTGACTGTCGCGGTCCAGATGGACCCGATCGAGACCATCAATATCGATGGCGACTCCACCTTCGCGCTGATGCTGGCGGCGCAGCAGCGTGGCCATACGCTGTGGCACTACGAGGTGAAGGACCTGACCCTGCGCGAAGGCATGCTGAAGCATGGCATCGCCCGCGAGGAGCGCCTGTTCGCCCGTGCCCGCCCGGTGACCGTCCAGCGCGTGCGCAACGACCATTACCGGTTCGGCCAGCCCTCGCTGGTGGACCTGGGCAAGATGGACGTGGTGCTGATGCGCCAGGACCCGCCCTTCGACATGGCCTATATCACCGCCACCCACCTGCTCGAGCACATCCATCGCGACGACGGATCGGGCACGCTGGTGGTCAACAACCCGGTTTCGGTGCGCAACTCGCCGGAGAAATTGCTGGTCACGCATTTCGCCGACCTGATGCCGCCCACCATGATCACCTGGGACCCGGAGGCGATCCGCGGCTTCCGCGCCACCCACAAGGACATCGTGGTCAAGCCGCTGTTCGGCAATGGCGGCTCGGGGGTGTTCCTGATCCGCCACGACGACCCCAACCTGAACGCCCTGGTCGAAATGCACTTCGCCCGCTCGCGCGAGCCGCTGATGATCCAGCGCTACGAGCCGGCGGTGCGCCAGGGCGACAAGCGCATCATCCTGGTCGACGGCGAGCCGGTCGGCGCGATCAACCGCGTCCCGGCCGCCGGTGAGGCCCGCAGCAACATGCATGTCGGCGGCCGGCCGGAGCCCTGCGAGCTGACCGCGCGCGACCGCGAGATCTGTGCCCGCATCGGGTCGACGCTGAAGCAGCTCGGTCTGGTCTTCGTCGGCATCGACGTGATCGGCGAATGGCTGACCGAGATCAACGTCACCTCGCCGACCGGCATCCAGGAAATCCAGCGCTTCGACGGCATCGACATCGCCGGCCGGATCTGGGATGCGATCGAGGCCAGGCTGGCACCCGTGGCTTGA
- a CDS encoding SH3 domain-containing protein gives MPIGFRFAALRACAWPKLLAALLPLVLTAAGAPPSIGTETGQPLPRFAALRSDEVNLRRGPGTRYPIDWVFHRAGLPVQIQREFDAWRLIRTSDGTQGWVHVALLTPRRSVLVTGAPRVLRKAPADDAPAVARLKPGVIGRLLTCPADTPWCRVAVRSYRGWLRQNEVWGVSPGETVTG, from the coding sequence ATGCCGATCGGATTTCGTTTTGCCGCGCTCCGGGCCTGTGCCTGGCCGAAGCTTCTGGCCGCGCTGTTGCCGCTGGTGCTGACCGCAGCGGGGGCGCCACCTTCCATCGGCACGGAAACCGGCCAGCCATTGCCGCGGTTCGCCGCGCTCCGCTCCGACGAGGTCAATCTTCGTCGCGGTCCCGGAACGCGCTATCCGATCGACTGGGTGTTCCATCGCGCCGGGCTGCCGGTGCAGATCCAACGGGAATTCGATGCCTGGCGCCTGATCCGCACGTCGGACGGAACGCAGGGCTGGGTGCATGTCGCGCTGCTGACGCCCCGTCGCTCGGTGCTGGTGACCGGGGCGCCGCGGGTGCTGCGCAAGGCGCCGGCGGATGACGCGCCGGCGGTGGCGCGGCTCAAGCCGGGGGTAATCGGCCGGCTGCTGACCTGCCCGGCGGACACGCCGTGGTGTCGGGTGGCCGTCCGCTCCTATCGTGGCTGGCTCAGGCAAAACGAGGTCTGGGGGGTTTCCCCGGGCGAGACGGTAACCGGGTGA
- the ipdC gene encoding indolepyruvate/phenylpyruvate decarboxylase, protein MPTLGHALLEALHAHGAGEIFGIPGDFVLPFFKTIEDSGILPFHTLSHEPAVGFAADAAARFRASISAAVVTWGAGAFNLVNPIAGAYAERSPVVVISGAPGVGERLAGWQIHHMSRAMDTQARVFREITCDQAILDDPVRAPAEIARVLRSAREYSLPVYIELPRDLVGAEVDPVEVLSRRPADPDALGECAEEILARLRVAQRPVVMVDVETRRYGVEDKVAALARALGLPVVTTFMGRGLLSAHPDVVRGTYLGAAGDPAVTALVEDSDGLLLLGVILSDTNFAVSERRIDMRRTMLALSREVRVGHHSYAAIPLDELLDALLARLPAPGAAGTAPPAARPSTLLADDAPLRPSDIAAAVNDLFTRHGPMPMAADMGDCLFTGMEIANAPLVAPGYYAGMGFGVPAGLGAAVATGARPLILVGDGAFQMTGFELGNCRRYGWDPIVIVFNNTSWEMLRVFQPESRFNDLDDWRFAELAGPLGGDGVRVRTRRELAEALARAHTTRGRFQLIEAMLPRGGTSDTLARFVAGFKAARERK, encoded by the coding sequence ATGCCCACGCTTGGACACGCCTTGCTCGAGGCCCTGCACGCCCATGGCGCGGGCGAGATCTTCGGCATTCCCGGCGACTTCGTCCTGCCCTTCTTCAAGACCATCGAGGACAGCGGCATCCTGCCGTTCCACACGCTCAGCCACGAGCCCGCGGTCGGCTTCGCGGCGGATGCCGCGGCCCGCTTCCGCGCCTCGATCTCGGCCGCCGTCGTCACCTGGGGGGCGGGCGCGTTCAACCTGGTGAATCCGATCGCCGGCGCCTATGCCGAACGCTCGCCGGTGGTGGTGATCTCCGGCGCGCCCGGCGTGGGCGAGCGCCTGGCAGGCTGGCAGATCCACCACATGTCGCGCGCCATGGACACGCAGGCGCGGGTGTTCCGCGAGATCACCTGCGACCAGGCGATCCTGGACGATCCGGTCCGCGCCCCCGCCGAGATCGCCCGGGTGCTGCGCAGCGCCCGTGAATACTCGTTGCCGGTCTATATCGAATTGCCGCGCGACCTGGTCGGCGCCGAGGTAGACCCGGTCGAGGTGCTGTCGCGCCGCCCCGCCGATCCCGATGCGCTCGGCGAATGCGCCGAGGAAATCCTCGCCCGGCTGCGCGTGGCGCAGCGGCCGGTGGTGATGGTGGACGTGGAGACGCGCCGCTACGGCGTCGAAGACAAGGTGGCGGCGCTGGCGCGCGCGCTCGGCCTGCCGGTGGTCACCACCTTCATGGGGCGCGGCCTGCTCTCGGCGCATCCCGACGTCGTGCGCGGCACCTATCTCGGCGCCGCCGGCGATCCCGCCGTCACCGCGCTGGTCGAGGACTCCGACGGGCTGCTGCTGCTTGGGGTGATCCTGTCGGACACCAATTTCGCCGTCTCCGAACGCCGCATCGACATGCGCCGCACCATGCTGGCGCTCAGCCGCGAGGTGCGGGTCGGCCATCACAGCTACGCCGCCATTCCGCTCGACGAGTTGCTCGACGCGCTGCTCGCCCGCCTGCCCGCGCCCGGCGCCGCCGGGACCGCCCCGCCGGCCGCCCGGCCGAGCACGCTGCTTGCCGACGACGCGCCGTTGCGGCCGTCCGACATCGCCGCCGCGGTGAACGACCTGTTCACCCGCCACGGCCCGATGCCGATGGCCGCCGACATGGGCGACTGCCTGTTCACCGGCATGGAGATCGCCAACGCGCCGCTGGTGGCACCGGGCTACTATGCCGGGATGGGATTCGGCGTGCCCGCCGGCCTTGGCGCCGCGGTCGCCACCGGGGCGCGGCCGCTGATCCTGGTGGGCGACGGCGCCTTCCAGATGACCGGCTTCGAGCTCGGCAATTGCCGCCGCTATGGCTGGGACCCGATCGTGATCGTGTTCAACAACACAAGCTGGGAAATGCTGCGGGTGTTCCAGCCCGAGAGTCGCTTCAACGACCTCGATGACTGGCGCTTCGCCGAACTGGCCGGGCCGCTGGGCGGCGATGGCGTGCGCGTGCGCACCCGCCGTGAACTGGCCGAGGCACTCGCCCGCGCCCACACGACGCGCGGGCGCTTCCAGTTGATCGAGGCGATGCTGCCGCGTGGCGGAACCTCGGACACGCTCGCCCGCTTCGTCGCCGGCTTCAAGGCCGCCCGGGAACGGAAATGA
- a CDS encoding N-acetylmuramoyl-L-alanine amidase family protein has translation MTETPTGRRFVLGGLLATLGLAPIGAEAARRQTSQAQPKSGTKPVPKTKSSAKAQPKAPAAKPRPARGRQAVGSKPAAPRPAPAPLPLLVIDPGHGGHDPGAIGPSGTTEKSVTLATALELKQQLEATRRYQVRLTRSDDRFVSLADRVSFARENGATLFISIHADSSSDHRARGASVYIRSAATPAKLKRVPPRSRAIARALVGEPPSPRSAWLRTALLDSLGEEVELTNDPAREAHFHVLGASGIASVLLEMGFISNRQDEAALKRPAHRRLVARAIRDAVGDYFTQLRQPSHRT, from the coding sequence ATGACGGAAACTCCGACCGGCCGGCGCTTCGTCCTTGGCGGCTTGCTGGCGACGCTCGGCCTGGCGCCGATCGGCGCCGAGGCGGCCCGGCGCCAGACGTCCCAGGCCCAGCCGAAATCCGGCACGAAACCGGTCCCGAAGACGAAGTCGTCGGCGAAAGCGCAACCGAAGGCCCCCGCCGCGAAGCCGCGGCCGGCGCGCGGGAGGCAGGCCGTCGGGTCGAAGCCGGCCGCGCCCCGGCCGGCGCCGGCCCCGCTGCCCTTGCTGGTCATCGATCCCGGCCATGGCGGCCATGATCCTGGCGCGATCGGCCCATCCGGCACGACGGAGAAGTCGGTCACGCTGGCCACGGCCCTGGAGCTGAAACAGCAGCTCGAGGCCACACGGCGCTATCAGGTGCGGCTGACCCGCAGCGACGACCGGTTCGTCAGCCTCGCCGACCGCGTGAGCTTCGCGCGGGAGAATGGGGCGACGCTGTTCATCTCGATCCATGCCGATTCTTCGTCCGACCACCGCGCCCGTGGGGCGAGCGTGTACATCCGCTCCGCCGCCACGCCGGCGAAGCTGAAGCGGGTGCCGCCGCGCTCGCGCGCCATTGCCCGCGCGCTGGTGGGGGAACCGCCCTCGCCCCGCTCGGCGTGGCTGCGCACCGCGCTGCTGGACAGCCTGGGCGAGGAAGTCGAACTGACCAACGATCCCGCCCGCGAGGCGCATTTCCACGTGCTGGGGGCAAGCGGCATCGCCAGCGTGCTGCTGGAGATGGGGTTCATCTCCAACCGCCAGGACGAGGCGGCGCTGAAGCGCCCGGCGCATCGGCGTCTGGTCGCCCGGGCGATCCGCGACGCGGTGGGAGATTATTTCACCCAGCTCCGCCAGCCGTCGCACCGCACCTGA
- a CDS encoding alpha/beta hydrolase, which yields MTWTLHPDVQGVLDLIRASGLPPVETLAATDARALYRNGRAVLQPDPPEVALVRDLAGPVPLRLYRGAGTDPAAALPALVYLHGGGWVIGDIDTHDVVCRGLANAARAAVISVDYRLAPEHKFPAAVEDCAAALRFVVAEAEDLGIDPARLAVGGDSAGGNLAAVMAIMARDGAVPPIGYQVLIYPATDLTARHPSYSRVTDGFPLVTRSVHWFVAHYLANPADAIDWRASPLRAPDLSDLPPAFVLTCTHDPLCDEGLAYADRLEREGGQVTRVHLSDQMHGFLTMGRMIRASDMTIAIIGATLRAAWNHGG from the coding sequence ATGACCTGGACCCTTCATCCGGACGTGCAGGGCGTCCTGGATCTCATCCGCGCGTCCGGCCTGCCGCCGGTCGAGACCCTGGCCGCGACCGATGCCCGCGCGCTGTATCGCAACGGCCGGGCGGTGCTGCAGCCCGATCCGCCCGAGGTGGCGCTGGTGCGTGACCTCGCCGGCCCGGTCCCACTGCGCCTCTATCGTGGCGCCGGCACCGATCCTGCCGCTGCCCTCCCCGCCCTGGTCTACCTGCATGGTGGCGGCTGGGTGATCGGCGACATCGACACCCACGACGTGGTCTGCCGCGGGCTCGCCAATGCCGCCCGGGCCGCCGTGATCTCGGTCGATTACCGGCTGGCGCCCGAGCACAAATTCCCCGCCGCCGTGGAGGACTGTGCCGCGGCGCTGCGCTTCGTCGTCGCCGAGGCCGAGGACCTGGGCATCGATCCGGCCCGGCTCGCCGTCGGCGGCGACAGCGCCGGCGGCAACCTCGCCGCGGTGATGGCGATCATGGCCCGCGACGGTGCGGTGCCACCGATCGGCTACCAGGTGCTGATTTATCCGGCGACCGACCTGACCGCGCGCCACCCCTCCTATTCGCGCGTGACCGACGGCTTCCCGCTGGTGACGCGCTCGGTGCACTGGTTCGTCGCGCATTACCTGGCCAACCCCGCCGATGCGATCGACTGGCGGGCCTCGCCGCTGCGGGCGCCCGACCTGTCCGACCTGCCGCCGGCCTTCGTGCTGACCTGCACGCATGATCCGCTCTGCGACGAGGGCCTGGCCTATGCCGACCGGCTGGAACGCGAAGGCGGACAGGTCACCCGCGTGCACCTGTCCGACCAGATGCATGGCTTCCTGACCATGGGCCGGATGATCCGCGCCTCGGACATGACGATCGCCATAATCGGTGCGACGCTGCGGGCCGCCTGGAACCACGGCGGCTGA